In Methanomicrobium antiquum, one DNA window encodes the following:
- a CDS encoding TraB/GumN family protein: MSEIHLVGTAHVSKNSVEEVRRAIDEFSPDVIAIELDRGRYAAIKKQGKAPEVDDILKGGNFSEILMQWMLAYIQRKIGMNVGVEPGSEMIAAIEEAEARNIPIALADRDIRITLSRFWQGMSLWEKMKLIGALAGTIAGRGGDEEIDIENLANDKDLVEMAIEEFHKFSPNGARALIDERDAYLAHSLLRLSKGNEKVLGVVGAGHVKGITGYFKEPSTLPPFDSLITNPKTLPWKYIIGGAFIAMFAFLLILIGFSGVGIEVLIWAMIYWVLINGILAGAFTIIAGGHPLSALTAFCVSWLTSLNPLLAAGWFAAITEAKIRKPKTSDFQKIIEAETFTEMRKVSLFKVVLVAALANVGSTLGTIAYFIFIFPILGIDPTVVLSDGFSNLIGYLGSFFS; encoded by the coding sequence TTGAGTGAAATACACCTTGTAGGAACAGCCCATGTGTCAAAAAACAGTGTTGAGGAGGTCAGGCGTGCAATAGATGAATTTTCTCCTGATGTTATCGCAATTGAACTTGACAGGGGAAGATATGCCGCAATAAAAAAACAGGGAAAAGCACCTGAAGTCGATGATATACTAAAAGGCGGCAACTTTTCAGAAATTCTCATGCAGTGGATGCTTGCATATATCCAAAGAAAAATAGGGATGAATGTCGGCGTTGAACCAGGTTCTGAGATGATAGCTGCAATTGAAGAGGCAGAAGCCAGAAATATTCCAATTGCACTTGCTGACAGAGACATAAGAATTACTCTTTCACGCTTCTGGCAGGGTATGAGTTTATGGGAGAAGATGAAATTAATCGGAGCGCTTGCCGGAACAATTGCAGGCCGCGGTGGAGACGAGGAGATTGATATTGAAAATCTTGCCAATGACAAAGATCTTGTTGAGATGGCTATAGAAGAATTTCATAAATTTTCTCCAAACGGTGCCAGAGCTTTGATTGATGAAAGAGATGCTTATCTTGCCCACTCGCTTCTGAGACTTTCAAAAGGAAATGAAAAAGTTTTAGGAGTTGTCGGTGCAGGTCATGTGAAAGGAATTACAGGCTATTTCAAAGAACCATCAACCCTGCCGCCTTTTGATTCACTGATAACCAATCCAAAAACCCTTCCCTGGAAATATATAATAGGTGGTGCATTTATCGCAATGTTTGCATTTCTGCTGATATTAATCGGATTTTCAGGTGTTGGGATTGAAGTTTTAATCTGGGCAATGATATACTGGGTGCTGATTAATGGTATTCTGGCAGGGGCCTTCACTATTATTGCCGGAGGACACCCGTTATCTGCCTTAACAGCATTTTGTGTTTCATGGCTTACCTCCTTAAATCCTCTGCTTGCAGCGGGATGGTTTGCGGCAATTACAGAAGCAAAGATAAGAAAACCAAAAACTTCCGACTTTCAAAAAATTATTGAAGCAGAAACTTTCACTGAAATGAGAAAAGTTTCACTTTTTAAAGTGGTGCTTGTAGCGGCACTTGCAAATGTTGGAAGCACACTGGGAACAATTGCATATTTCATATTTATATTCCCGATTCTTGGTATTGACCCGACTGTTGTATTATCAGACGGTTTTTCAAATCTGATTGGTTATCTTGGAAGCTTTTTTAGCTAA
- the rpsJ gene encoding 30S ribosomal protein S10 has protein sequence MQKARIRLSGTDFEKVEMVCDRIREIAERTGVNLSGPVPLPTKKMVVPIRKSPDGEGTATWDRWQMRIHKRLIDLDADERALRQLMRIQVPKDIGIEIVLEN, from the coding sequence ATGCAAAAAGCCCGAATTCGACTTTCCGGAACTGATTTCGAGAAAGTAGAAATGGTCTGTGACCGCATCAGAGAGATCGCAGAACGTACAGGTGTAAACCTTTCAGGACCTGTACCACTCCCGACCAAAAAAATGGTCGTTCCTATACGCAAAAGCCCTGATGGCGAAGGTACCGCAACTTGGGACCGCTGGCAGATGCGTATTCACAAAAGACTAATAGATCTCGATGCAGACGAACGTGCACTCAGACAGTTAATGCGCATTCAGGTCCCAAAGGACATCGGCATTGAGATTGTTCTGGAAAACTAA
- a CDS encoding nicotinate-nucleotide--dimethylbenzimidazole phosphoribosyltransferase, whose amino-acid sequence MPFLSEIPDFTFKKPMAAMVIANSMLSAVPGVSAAGKNPKATLMTPNLDGNLILNGPDYNSEIPLSPRGCATPATITRAMFEMCSIDPVIVNAGLVNTPDFPCIDVYGKAGQDPRYNNAVENPEELYKRGITIGKHFGKYSDLLVLGESVPGGTTTALCVLRALGYSAGVSSSFIENPTNLKSEICRQTIERIKKDKVTSPFDIIKYAGDPMMPVVAGIVKGYNGQVVLSGGTQMLSVCAHIKSLGEKMPPFVTTIYVKNDKSAAIEKSALEVGATGWYVDPDFKNIGIDSLARYENGEVKEGAVLSGALWLAYMSGFSKEEIFTQIKDYMKIFRCKNSENMS is encoded by the coding sequence ATGCCATTCCTTTCTGAAATACCCGACTTTACTTTTAAAAAACCGATGGCGGCAATGGTAATTGCAAACTCTATGTTATCCGCAGTTCCGGGAGTATCTGCCGCAGGCAAAAATCCAAAAGCAACTCTAATGACACCAAACCTTGACGGAAATCTGATTTTAAACGGGCCGGATTATAATTCAGAAATTCCGTTAAGCCCAAGAGGGTGTGCAACTCCGGCAACCATTACACGGGCTATGTTTGAGATGTGTTCAATAGATCCGGTAATTGTTAATGCAGGACTTGTTAACACGCCTGATTTTCCCTGCATTGATGTATATGGAAAAGCAGGACAAGACCCAAGATACAATAATGCGGTAGAAAATCCTGAAGAGCTTTACAAAAGAGGAATTACAATTGGAAAACATTTCGGAAAATACAGCGATCTGTTAGTTCTTGGCGAAAGTGTTCCTGGCGGGACTACAACCGCACTCTGTGTTTTGCGGGCGCTTGGCTACAGTGCCGGCGTTTCAAGCAGTTTTATTGAGAATCCTACAAATTTAAAGAGTGAGATCTGCAGACAAACTATTGAAAGGATAAAAAAGGACAAAGTAACAAGTCCTTTTGATATCATAAAATATGCAGGAGACCCGATGATGCCGGTCGTTGCCGGAATTGTAAAAGGCTATAACGGTCAAGTTGTCCTGTCAGGAGGTACCCAGATGCTCTCAGTCTGTGCACATATAAAGTCACTTGGCGAAAAGATGCCGCCATTTGTTACAACAATATATGTGAAAAATGACAAGTCAGCGGCAATAGAAAAAAGCGCTTTGGAAGTCGGAGCAACCGGATGGTACGTTGATCCAGACTTTAAAAATATTGGTATTGATTCTCTTGCAAGGTATGAAAACGGTGAAGTAAAAGAAGGTGCGGTTCTTTCAGGCGCATTGTGGCTGGCCTACATGTCCGGGTTTTCAAAGGAAGAAATTTTCACGCAGATTAAAGATTATATGAAGATTTTCCGTTGTAAAAACAGCGAAAATATGAGCTGA
- a CDS encoding flippase activity-associated protein Agl23, whose translation MRAANFSSQFGKFFTVERTLLIILVTALLLRFLFLDLKLLHHDEAIHSWFSINLLRDGIHSYSYDPVYHGPFLYFITSGMFGLFGSGDLIARIIPSLLGTFAVGLIYPIYKLGYLDGRQTIIAGLFIAISPSMVYFSRFLRNDILILFFTLVLLVSVLYYLEKNELKYVISGAAAIGFAMSCKENVPIILLIFGVYILYLFYTKKAVLPKYWIRDLIIAIALAAGIMAVLYSSFGAYPQIIIDGPSEAINHWLSMHEEQRLGGPFYYYIILFLLYELPILVLAIFGIFSFLKKHDLKNTNLKQNFEDECEGRPDVDADAEKSEINEEIKKKILKPIAKIDKNREFTRFCIFWMLASLAIYAYIGEKVPWLILHQLIPMIFVAVYDLSRLKIWICAAGVIFLALMMVHVSFTPADISEPIVQVQNSEDLRDVMVFVDFADRVAISNEVRWPFVWYYVDDYPKKIAYYSEGYDSSIGPEDYDVIILHDGEGITDISGYSKYTYKKCYWIDVYNLVQSTRYKADLTDENYRNAVIGDVKRLLSYYFTRDTNLGSINLDVFVKNRQAA comes from the coding sequence TTGAGAGCCGCAAATTTTTCCTCTCAATTTGGAAAATTTTTCACAGTTGAGAGAACTTTATTAATTATACTCGTTACAGCACTACTGTTGCGTTTTTTGTTTCTTGATTTAAAACTGCTTCATCATGATGAGGCTATTCATTCATGGTTTTCTATTAATCTTCTAAGAGACGGCATTCATTCATACTCTTACGATCCTGTCTATCACGGACCGTTTTTGTATTTTATAACTTCAGGAATGTTTGGCCTTTTTGGCTCAGGAGATCTTATTGCAAGAATAATACCTTCTCTTCTTGGAACATTTGCAGTGGGTTTGATTTATCCAATATACAAACTTGGATACCTTGATGGAAGACAGACAATTATTGCAGGGCTTTTTATTGCAATATCCCCAAGTATGGTTTATTTTTCAAGGTTTCTAAGGAACGACATATTGATTTTATTTTTCACACTTGTTCTTTTGGTGTCAGTTCTGTATTACCTTGAGAAAAACGAGTTGAAATATGTAATTTCAGGAGCCGCCGCTATAGGCTTTGCGATGTCGTGTAAGGAAAACGTTCCGATAATCCTGCTGATTTTTGGAGTGTATATTTTGTATCTTTTTTATACAAAAAAAGCCGTTCTTCCAAAATACTGGATACGTGATCTGATTATTGCAATTGCACTGGCCGCAGGAATTATGGCAGTCTTATACTCCTCTTTTGGTGCATATCCTCAGATTATTATTGACGGACCTTCCGAAGCCATTAATCACTGGCTTTCTATGCATGAAGAACAAAGGCTTGGGGGTCCTTTTTATTATTACATCATTCTCTTTTTGCTGTATGAGCTTCCAATACTTGTCCTTGCAATCTTTGGCATTTTCAGCTTTTTAAAGAAGCATGACTTGAAAAATACAAACCTGAAACAAAATTTTGAAGATGAGTGTGAAGGACGCCCTGATGTTGATGCAGATGCAGAAAAATCAGAAATTAATGAGGAAATTAAAAAGAAAATACTAAAACCGATAGCGAAGATTGACAAAAACCGTGAATTTACAAGATTTTGTATTTTCTGGATGCTTGCATCACTTGCAATCTATGCCTATATTGGTGAAAAAGTACCCTGGCTTATTCTGCACCAGCTCATTCCTATGATCTTTGTTGCAGTCTACGATCTTTCAAGATTAAAGATCTGGATTTGTGCGGCAGGTGTTATATTCCTGGCTTTAATGATGGTACATGTCTCCTTTACACCTGCAGACATATCAGAGCCAATCGTTCAGGTGCAGAATTCAGAGGATCTTCGTGATGTAATGGTCTTTGTTGATTTTGCAGACCGTGTCGCTATCTCAAATGAGGTCAGATGGCCGTTTGTCTGGTATTATGTTGATGATTATCCGAAAAAGATAGCATATTATTCAGAAGGTTATGACTCATCTATAGGTCCGGAAGACTATGATGTAATTATTCTTCATGATGGTGAGGGTATAACAGATATTTCCGGTTATTCCAAGTATACTTACAAAAAATGCTATTGGATTGATGTTTACAATCTTGTTCAGTCTACGAGATACAAAGCTGATCTTACAGATGAAAATTACCGGAATGCTGTTATTGGGGATGTAAAACGATTATTGTCATATTATTTCACAAGAGATACAAATCTTGGAAGCATAAATCTTGATGTCTTTGTAAAAAACAGGCAGGCGGCATAA
- the cobS gene encoding adenosylcobinamide-GDP ribazoletransferase has product MKGFFRSLAAIFQFFTIMPLGRNIEFDEYTRRFYLIPLVGYFVGCLCAFASMLFPTPELSAAACVAVFMVIYGFNHFDGLLDLGDGLMAHGSREKRIKALTDQNIGAGGVAAGILVILLTYSGLLSVSYIPAAIIAAEVTAKYSQVLFLTFGKPIREGIFSYTHSYAKKWFPFASLVICLPILLLPITPAGFAAIAVALIISFSGLFILSNRLFGGINGDVTGASNEITRLFVIIALAVVC; this is encoded by the coding sequence ATGAAAGGGTTTTTTAGATCACTTGCTGCAATATTTCAGTTTTTTACGATAATGCCTCTTGGCAGAAATATTGAATTTGATGAGTATACGCGCCGTTTTTATCTTATACCGCTTGTAGGATATTTTGTAGGATGCCTGTGTGCATTTGCGTCAATGCTTTTTCCAACCCCTGAACTATCTGCCGCTGCATGTGTTGCCGTTTTTATGGTAATCTACGGATTCAATCATTTTGATGGCCTTTTGGATCTTGGTGACGGCTTGATGGCTCATGGAAGCCGCGAAAAGAGGATAAAAGCGCTTACTGATCAAAATATTGGAGCAGGGGGTGTTGCGGCAGGAATACTTGTTATACTTCTTACATACTCCGGCCTTTTATCGGTTTCATATATTCCTGCAGCGATAATAGCCGCAGAGGTGACTGCAAAATATTCACAGGTGCTTTTCCTGACATTTGGAAAACCGATTCGTGAGGGAATATTTTCATACACCCACAGTTATGCAAAAAAATGGTTTCCTTTTGCCTCGCTCGTAATTTGTCTTCCAATCCTTCTCCTACCTATAACTCCTGCAGGTTTTGCCGCAATAGCTGTTGCGCTTATAATCTCATTTTCTGGGTTGTTTATCCTTTCAAACCGCCTTTTTGGAGGAATAAACGGGGATGTGACAGGCGCTTCCAATGAGATAACAAGGCTTTTTGTAATAATTGCACTTGCAGTAGTCTGCTGA
- a CDS encoding YkgJ family cysteine cluster protein — translation MPDRKEIEDKLRKVGFRCAMCGECCTEKTKDSNLILLSAAETRDIMNATGMKRDEIVEPYPEYIDIGECRVTFAWCLKRKDKKCIFLKSDNRCGIYKNRPWICRTYPFMLTDDDLIVSDCINTGIEISDEEIFIQAELVTDRKEKEEMELKNIENIYKNIRIDGLKSCVVDSEGVKKIE, via the coding sequence ATGCCTGACAGAAAAGAGATAGAAGATAAACTAAGAAAAGTTGGATTTCGGTGTGCCATGTGTGGAGAGTGTTGTACTGAAAAAACCAAAGATTCAAATCTTATTCTCTTAAGCGCCGCAGAAACCAGAGATATTATGAATGCCACAGGGATGAAACGGGACGAAATTGTAGAGCCCTACCCTGAATATATTGACATAGGAGAATGCAGAGTTACTTTTGCATGGTGCCTGAAAAGAAAAGATAAAAAATGCATCTTTTTAAAAAGTGACAATCGCTGTGGTATATATAAAAACCGCCCGTGGATATGCAGAACATATCCGTTTATGCTAACTGACGATGACCTGATTGTCTCAGACTGCATAAATACAGGTATTGAAATTTCAGATGAAGAAATTTTCATACAGGCAGAATTAGTAACAGACAGAAAAGAGAAGGAAGAGATGGAATTAAAAAATATTGAAAATATTTACAAAAATATCCGGATAGACGGACTAAAATCCTGCGTTGTCGATAGTGAGGGGGTCAAAAAAATTGAGTGA
- a CDS encoding GMP synthase subunit A gives MRPIYLVNNFGQSNHLIKRMLRDLDIEAEMIKNDTPPENVLEGCRGIILGGGPSLERSGYAPEYVDLGLPVLGICLGLHIIAVRRNGQVSKGSKGGFGGVDVEIIEKNEILQGYPDKISVWASHADEVKIIPKGFSLLAKSDICGAEAIGNSDEGIYGVQWHPEVSHTKDGHIIFENFDRVTKERL, from the coding sequence ATGCGCCCAATATATCTTGTAAATAATTTCGGCCAGTCAAATCACCTCATAAAGAGGATGCTAAGAGATCTTGATATTGAAGCCGAAATGATAAAAAACGACACTCCTCCTGAGAATGTACTTGAAGGATGCAGGGGAATTATTCTCGGCGGCGGCCCTTCTCTTGAACGTAGCGGATATGCGCCTGAATATGTTGACCTGGGACTGCCGGTTCTTGGTATCTGCCTTGGACTTCACATTATTGCTGTAAGAAGAAATGGTCAGGTCTCAAAAGGATCAAAGGGCGGTTTTGGCGGTGTTGACGTTGAAATAATTGAGAAAAACGAAATCCTGCAGGGTTATCCTGACAAAATATCAGTCTGGGCATCACACGCCGATGAGGTGAAAATTATCCCAAAAGGCTTTAGTCTTCTCGCAAAATCAGACATCTGCGGTGCGGAGGCGATAGGAAACTCTGATGAAGGCATTTACGGAGTCCAGTGGCATCCCGAAGTAAGCCACACAAAAGACGGGCATATAATATTTGAAAATTTTGACAGGGTTACAAAGGAAAGACTCTGA
- a CDS encoding nitroreductase family protein yields the protein MNLGLTILKGRRSIRKYKEQKIEDEVIKAILESARYAPTARNAQAWKVGVIKNKDTLLKLSELASHGKFIKDADVCFTVFAEKEHQYFVEDGSAMTMQILLSLWSFGVGSCWVAGYGKEYSKDVQKLLKVPEKYTLISLIPAGYPAEVTIPTKKELEDIVFEEEYSE from the coding sequence ATGAATCTTGGACTTACAATTCTCAAAGGAAGACGAAGCATAAGAAAATACAAAGAGCAGAAAATTGAAGACGAAGTTATAAAAGCGATACTTGAATCTGCAAGATATGCACCTACCGCAAGAAACGCACAAGCCTGGAAAGTCGGCGTTATTAAAAACAAAGATACTCTCTTAAAACTATCAGAGCTTGCATCACACGGAAAATTCATAAAAGACGCAGATGTCTGCTTTACAGTTTTTGCCGAAAAAGAACATCAGTATTTCGTTGAGGACGGAAGTGCAATGACAATGCAGATTCTTCTGTCTCTCTGGTCATTTGGTGTAGGCTCATGCTGGGTTGCAGGGTATGGAAAAGAATATTCAAAGGATGTTCAAAAATTGTTAAAAGTTCCGGAAAAATACACACTCATCTCATTAATACCGGCAGGATACCCGGCAGAGGTTACAATTCCAACAAAAAAAGAACTTGAAGACATTGTGTTTGAAGAAGAGTATAGTGAATGA
- a CDS encoding 4Fe-4S dicluster domain-containing protein, with the protein MKKTDLGLHTKGGVITQKNTEYCTIRTRMPAGILTVEKMRGIADIAEKYGQDTVHLTTRQTIEIPHIHYTEIDAIGKELIENQTPIGSERDEVVNVVACPGTDRCKFANIDSIGLALKLDEKLFGKEMPVKVRISISACPYACTSPILNEIGITGRVKPLRTPGLCTGCGHCTESCLEYAISVVNGIAVVDDEKCFQCGICIESCPFDLIEMASRGYMITVGGRRGRHPQLGRELVEVETEDEVVDVIDKLVYWVYRRAWSGRLLSDQLDEIQFEKFKGEVLKNKEE; encoded by the coding sequence ATGAAAAAAACTGATCTTGGTCTGCATACAAAAGGCGGTGTAATCACCCAGAAGAATACTGAATACTGTACAATACGTACCAGAATGCCGGCCGGGATTTTAACTGTTGAAAAAATGCGCGGTATCGCAGACATCGCAGAAAAATATGGTCAGGATACTGTTCATCTGACAACACGCCAGACAATAGAGATTCCTCATATTCATTATACCGAGATTGATGCTATTGGAAAGGAGCTTATTGAGAATCAAACTCCGATTGGCTCTGAAAGAGATGAGGTTGTAAATGTTGTGGCATGTCCCGGGACTGACAGATGCAAGTTTGCAAACATTGATTCAATCGGGCTTGCGTTAAAGCTTGATGAGAAGCTTTTTGGAAAGGAGATGCCTGTCAAGGTGAGAATCTCAATATCTGCCTGTCCCTATGCGTGCACAAGTCCTATATTAAATGAAATTGGAATTACAGGACGTGTAAAGCCATTAAGAACACCCGGACTTTGCACCGGATGCGGGCACTGTACAGAATCCTGTCTTGAATATGCAATCTCTGTTGTAAATGGAATTGCGGTTGTTGATGATGAAAAATGCTTTCAATGTGGCATTTGCATTGAATCATGCCCTTTTGACCTGATTGAGATGGCATCACGTGGTTACATGATTACTGTCGGCGGCAGGCGCGGCAGGCATCCACAGCTTGGAAGAGAACTTGTTGAAGTAGAAACTGAAGATGAAGTTGTTGACGTAATTGATAAGCTGGTCTACTGGGTTTACAGGCGGGCATGGTCCGGCAGACTTCTATCTGATCAGCTTGATGAGATACAGTTTGAAAAATTCAAAGGAGAGGTTTTGAAAAACAAAGAGGAATAA
- a CDS encoding cation diffusion facilitator family transporter, protein MDNEVLRDIPDRKKEDSIIRKVAFYSLLVNIFLVVVKLYISYLSGSLSVKADAINSFIDVFVSLLLLAGIWLSSLKSSKFPYGLYKVENLISIVISLLVFLTAWEVFTSALFGEKTELVLSGWFLFAVFALAFVPYLLGRYEIIIGTRYSSPGLIADGKQHNMDVLSTMVVFLALLGQYFGIAVDNIGAIIVAGFIAYAGWEILKESMKTLLDASVDYKTRDLIKSAILSDPLVVCVKELNARNSGRYIFVEATVNMKKTDLSKAHLASERIESEICSIVPSVERVTIHYEPQEKLNIRYIVPLENKDGKISSHFGESLFFAILDIRISDLEFFGKDIILNPCSGQEKQKGICFAKYILRYRPDVVISKKDISGKSMDYVFESSGIDVKLMDFDYLPDLISNIQSGLKTTQESYVKE, encoded by the coding sequence ATGGATAATGAAGTCTTAAGAGATATTCCTGATCGTAAAAAGGAGGATTCAATAATAAGAAAAGTTGCCTTTTATTCCCTTTTAGTCAATATTTTTCTTGTTGTTGTAAAACTTTATATTTCATATTTATCCGGCAGTCTTTCAGTAAAAGCTGATGCAATAAACTCTTTTATTGATGTTTTTGTCTCACTCCTTCTTTTGGCAGGTATATGGCTATCCTCTCTTAAAAGCAGTAAATTTCCATATGGTCTTTACAAGGTTGAAAATTTAATTTCAATTGTAATTTCACTGCTTGTTTTTTTAACGGCATGGGAGGTTTTTACAAGTGCGTTGTTTGGAGAAAAAACTGAACTGGTTTTAAGCGGCTGGTTTTTGTTTGCTGTTTTTGCCCTTGCATTTGTTCCTTACCTTTTAGGACGATATGAAATAATAATTGGCACCAGATACAGTTCACCCGGACTTATTGCGGATGGAAAACAGCATAACATGGATGTACTTTCCACAATGGTTGTATTTTTAGCCCTTCTTGGACAGTATTTTGGAATTGCCGTTGATAACATCGGTGCAATAATTGTTGCCGGATTCATTGCGTATGCCGGATGGGAGATTTTAAAAGAGAGCATGAAGACGCTTCTTGATGCATCGGTTGATTACAAAACACGGGATCTGATAAAATCAGCAATTCTCTCCGATCCACTGGTTGTCTGTGTAAAAGAGCTTAATGCCAGAAATTCAGGAAGATATATTTTTGTTGAGGCTACTGTGAATATGAAAAAGACTGATCTTTCAAAGGCACATCTGGCAAGCGAGAGGATTGAATCCGAGATATGCAGTATCGTTCCAAGTGTTGAGAGAGTTACAATTCATTATGAGCCGCAGGAAAAGTTAAATATTCGTTATATTGTTCCACTCGAAAACAAAGACGGCAAAATCAGTAGTCATTTTGGAGAATCACTCTTCTTTGCGATTCTGGATATAAGAATCAGTGATTTGGAGTTTTTCGGAAAAGATATTATTTTAAATCCGTGCAGTGGACAGGAAAAACAAAAAGGGATCTGTTTTGCTAAATATATCCTTCGATACAGGCCGGATGTTGTTATATCCAAAAAAGATATCTCAGGAAAATCAATGGATTATGTCTTTGAATCATCCGGAATTGATGTTAAATTAATGGACTTTGATTACCTTCCAGATTTAATTTCAAATATACAATCAGGGCTTAAAACCACGCAGGAAAGTTATGTCAAAGAATAA
- the tuf gene encoding translation elongation factor EF-1 subunit alpha, whose translation MASEKPHMNLAVVGHIDHGKSTTVGRLLFETGAVPAHIIENFRKEAESKGKGSFEFAWVMDSLKEERERGITIDIAHKRFDTDKYYFTVVDCPGHRDFVKNMITGASQADAALLVVAAPDGPMEQTKEHVFLLKTLGVNQLIVGLNKMDASKYDEARYKEVVEQVSDLVKMVGFNPANIPFIPMSAFKGDNIASKSENTPWYNGPILLEALNGLVPPELPTTLPFRLPIQDVYSISGIGTVPVGRIETGIMKKGMKVSFMPANKDGEVKSIEMHHEEYAEAKPGDNVGFNVRGIGKNDIRRGDVCGPADAPPSVAEEFTAQIVILQHPSAITVGYTPVFHCHTAQVACTFTELLKKLDPRTGQTKEENPTFLKAGDAAIVKFRPVQPMVIEKFKEIPQLGRFAIRDMGSTIAAGMCIDIEQKQMR comes from the coding sequence ATGGCATCTGAAAAGCCACATATGAATCTGGCCGTGGTCGGTCACATCGATCACGGAAAATCCACAACAGTTGGACGTTTACTGTTTGAGACCGGTGCTGTGCCTGCGCACATCATTGAGAACTTCCGTAAAGAAGCAGAATCAAAAGGAAAGGGTTCCTTTGAATTTGCATGGGTTATGGACAGCCTTAAAGAGGAGCGCGAGCGTGGTATTACAATCGATATTGCTCACAAGAGGTTTGACACAGACAAGTACTACTTTACAGTAGTAGACTGCCCTGGACACCGTGACTTTGTTAAAAACATGATCACAGGTGCATCACAGGCAGATGCGGCACTCCTTGTAGTAGCAGCACCTGACGGTCCTATGGAACAGACAAAGGAGCATGTATTCCTTTTAAAGACACTTGGTGTAAATCAGCTTATTGTTGGTTTAAACAAGATGGATGCATCCAAATATGACGAGGCACGCTACAAAGAAGTAGTTGAACAGGTATCTGACCTTGTAAAGATGGTTGGATTTAACCCTGCAAACATTCCGTTCATCCCTATGTCAGCATTTAAGGGCGACAACATTGCATCAAAGTCCGAGAACACACCCTGGTACAATGGACCTATTCTCCTCGAAGCACTTAATGGACTTGTACCACCTGAGCTTCCAACAACACTTCCGTTCCGCCTTCCAATTCAGGATGTATACTCAATTTCAGGTATTGGAACAGTACCTGTAGGACGTATTGAGACAGGTATCATGAAGAAGGGAATGAAAGTCTCATTCATGCCTGCAAACAAGGATGGAGAAGTTAAATCCATTGAAATGCACCACGAAGAATATGCAGAGGCAAAGCCCGGTGACAACGTAGGTTTCAACGTCCGTGGTATCGGAAAGAACGATATCCGCCGCGGTGATGTTTGTGGACCTGCAGATGCTCCACCATCAGTTGCAGAAGAATTTACAGCACAGATTGTAATTCTCCAGCACCCTAGTGCAATCACAGTTGGTTACACACCTGTATTCCACTGCCACACAGCACAGGTAGCATGCACATTTACAGAACTCTTAAAGAAACTTGATCCAAGGACAGGACAGACAAAGGAAGAAAACCCGACATTCCTCAAGGCAGGAGATGCGGCAATCGTTAAGTTCCGCCCTGTTCAGCCAATGGTTATTGAGAAGTTCAAGGAAATCCCACAACTTGGAAGATTTGCAATCCGTGATATGGGTTCAACCATTGCAGCCGGAATGTGCATTGACATCGAGCAGAAACAGATGAGATAA